In the genome of Helicovermis profundi, the window ATTGCAAATCCTGTTTTTTCAAAAATTATTGATGGGATTGAAAAAAAAGCACATGAAGAAGATTATAGCGTTCTTTTATGTAATACAAGACACAATGAAGAAGAAGAACTGAAATATCTTGATATATTAAGAGAAAAAGAAGTTGATGGAATTATATTTAATGGATTTCATTCTTCTGAAAAGTTTAGAGAAAAATTAAGTAAATTTAGTATACCTATTGCGGTTATTGGTTATGATGATGAATCTTATGATTATCCTGCTGTTTTAATAGATAATCTTAAAGCATCATATGATATGACTAAACATATAATTGATTCAGGTAAAAAAAATATTGCAATGGTTCATGGACCTATTGAAGATTATTGTTCAGGGTATCAAAGAATGGAGGGCTATAAAAATGCTCTACTTAATAATTCTTTAAAATATAATAAAGAATATATGAAGAAAGGAAATTATACTTACAAATCGGGATATGATAGTGCGAAAGAACTGTTAAAAAAATATAGCGATATAGATGCCTTCTTTTGCGCAAACGATATGATGGCAATTGGTGTTATGAAAGCAATTTTAGAAATTGGTAAATCAATTCCAAAAGATATTGCGGTTGCAGGATTTGATGATATTGACGTGGCTAGCGTTTATACTCCTGCCTTAACTACTGTTCACCAACCATTTGAATTAAAAGGTGAAAGTGTTATGAGTCAAATGTTAAAACTCTTAAATGGTAAAGAAGTTGAAAGACAAATTGTACATAAATATAAAATAGTAATAAGAGAGTCTATATAAAAAATTAAGTAGCATTTTTTCAAAGTTTAGGAAACCGGTTTCATTATTTTTAAATATTGCATGAAAAAGAAACTATAAAAAGTCGAGGTTATTAATTAATGCAAAATAAAGTTATGTTAGTAACATACCCAAGTTCACTTGGTAAAAATTTAAAAGAACTAAAAAATGTATTAGAAAATGAGTTAGAAAATCTTTTTGGTGGAATTCATATTTTGCCTTTTTATCCTTCGAGTGCGGATAGAGGATTTGCGCCACTAACTTATAAAAGAGTTGATGAAGTATATGGTGATTTTAAGGATTTAAAAGAGTTGTCGATCAAATATGAATTAATGTATGATTTTATGATTAATCATATTTCAAAAGAGAGTGAATACTTTAAGGATTTTATTAAAAATAAAGATAAATCACCATACTATGATTTATTTATTAAATATTCAGACTTTTGGGAAAATGATGTTGCTTCAAAAGATCAAATTGATATGATTTATAAACGTAAGCCTAAGGAACCGTTTTTAGAAGTTACTTTTAATGATGGAACAAAAGAAAAAGTTTGGAATACATTTGATGAAGAGCAAATTGATATTGATATAAGAAAAGAAGTAACTCTAAAATTTATTGAAGAAAATTTAAATTTTTTATGTTCAAATGGAGCATCAATCATTAGAGCGGATGCCTTTGCATATGTTACTAAAAAAATAAATACTAATTGTTTTTTTATTGAACCTGACACTTGGAATATATTAGAATATGTAAAAAATATTTTAGACAAAAGAGGTGTTGAGTTATTACCTGAAATTCATGAACATTATTCTATCCAGAAAAAAATTGCAGATAAAGATTATTATGTTTATGATTTTGCACTACCTATGCTTGTATTATATGCTCTTTATTCATCAAATAAAAAGCCATTAATAAATTGGCTTAAAATTGCTCCAAGAAAACAATATACAACACTAGATACCCATGATGGTATAGGAGTGGTAGATGTAAAAGATTTAATGAGTGAAGAGGAAATTAATTTTACTAAGGAAGCATTATTTACAAAGGGTGCAAATGTAAAAAAAGTCTTTAATACGGAAGCCTATAATAATTTAGATATTTATCAATTAAATTGTACTTATTATTCTGCACTTGGTGATAATGACAAAGCATATTTACTTTCAAGAGCAATTCAGTTTTTTTCACCTGGTATACCTCAAATATATTACGTTGGCTTATTGGCAGGTAAAAATGATTTAGAATTAATTGAAAGAACAAAAAATGGTAGAGATATTAATAGACACAATTACTCTTTAGAAGAAATAAAAAAAGAAAGCCAAAGAGAAATCGTAAAGAATATATTTAAATTAATTAGATTTAGAAATGACTATAAAGCATTTGATGGTGATTTTACAATTGTTGATAATAGCGAGAATCATATTTTAAATTTAAAATGGAATAATGGTGAATTTGAAGCTGTACTTAAGGCAAATTTAAAAACATATGACTTTGAAATTAAGTATTTTGAAAATGGAATTTATAAAAAATTGTTTTAACTTAGTTTATTGAAGTATGTAACTGCTTATTTTTATTACTAATATATAATCAAAATCAATATAAGTAGAAATAGCAGATTATATAGTATTTTAGTAGTCTTATTAATAAAAGGGGGATATTATGAAGAAAATAGTTTCAATTGTAATGGTATTAGTAATGATATTTGCACTTGCAGGATGTTCATCTGCACCAGCACCAGCAGATAAGTCAGCTGATACAAAAACAGAAGACAAAGTAGCTCCAAAAGAAGAATCGGTAGTAATCTATCAAAATAAAGTTGAGATAGGTGAACAACTTTCAGCATTTGCAGCTAAATATGAGGCTCAAACAGGAGTAAAAGTTACAGTAAAAACTTCAGGTGGAGATACTCCATACGCTGAAAACTTAAAGGCAGAATTTCAATCAGATAGACAACCAGATATATTTGTAATAGAAGGAAAAGGTGGATATAACACTTGGAAATCAAAACTTACTCCATTTTCAGGAGATAAGTGGATGGATTTAACAGACCTAGCATTTAAAGCTGACGGAAAAACATATGGATTTCCAGTAGCAGTAGAAGCATGGGGAATGGCCTATAATGCAGATTTACTTGCAAAAGCAGGAATTGATCCAAGTACATTAACATCACAAGATGCATATAAAGCAGCATTTAAAAAATTAGATGGAATGAAAAAAGAACTTGGAATAAAGTCAGTAGTTGCAATGGCAGCAGGTCCAGATATGAGATGGGTAACAGGACTTCATAACTTTAATGGATATTTATCAGCAGGTCTACCATATGGAGATACAAGTGTTCTTGATAAAATGCTAAAAGGCCAGCCAGATATGGAAAGACTTAAAGAATATGCAGACTGGGTAGAATTATTATTTAAGTATTCAGATAAAGCAGTATTATTAACAGGAAACTATGATGCACAAGTAGGACAATTTGCAACAGGAAAAGCAGTATTTGTACATCAAGGTAACTGGATAGATCCATGGTTAATGTCAAATGGAGTAAAGTTTCCAATGGGATTTGCACCACATGCATCAGTATACGGAGAGCATAATGCAATATTTATAGGAGCACCATCATACTATGTAATAAATAATGAAAGTAAAAATATTCAAGCAGCAAAAGACTTCTTAAACTATATGGCAACAAGTGAAGAAGGCGCAAACTATATGGTAAAAGAAGCAAAAATGGTACCAGCATTTAAAAATATAACATTAAAACCAGATGCACCACTTTCAGCAGACGTAATGAAATGGCTTGCAAAAGATAATGGAGCATATACATGGTTACAAAATGATATGCCAGATGGATTTGGAATGGGAACTATAGCACCAATATACGAAGCATTTGCAAAAGGGGATATAACAAAGCAAGAATTTATAGATCAACTAGCAGATAAGATAAGAGCACTAAAATAAAAAATAGCTAAAAATTAGAAAAGGGTGTGGGTGTTCGCTCACACTCCTTTTTTTAAACTTCTACTAAAGAGAGGTGTAAAATGGGTAAAAAATTAAAGAGTAAAATGTTTTTTTGGCTATTCTTAGCGCCAGCATTATTATCATTTATAATAGTGGTAGTAATACCGTTTTTTATGGGAATATATTATTCACTAACAGATTGGACAGCAATAGCAGGAATAAAGCCAAACTGGGTAGGAATAGATAACTATAAAAATATGTTTAAAGATATAGCATTTCAGTATTCATTTATAAGAACCTTTGTGTTTACTCTTCTAAGCGTAATGACAATAAACTTTGTAGCATTAATGTTAGCTTTTTTAGTAACAAGAGAGATAAAATTTAAGAACTTTTATAGAGCAGGATTTTTCGTACCGAATTTAATAGGAGGATTGGTTTTAGGATATGTATGGCAGTTTATATTTAAAAGTGTAATCCCACAAATAGGAGATGCACTAGGAATAGATTTTTTAAGTAATCTATTGTTACTAGCTGATCCAACATTAACATTATTTGGACTAATATTTGCATTTACATGGCAGTATGCAGGATATATTATGATGATATATATAGCAGCCTTATTAAATGTACCACAAGAGTTAATAGAAGCAAGTGAAGTAGATGGAGCGAACTTTTTTCAGAAATTTTGGAATATAACATTTCCAATGATAGCGCAAGCATTTACAATAACATCATTTTTAACATTAGTAAATTCATTCAAACAATTTGACATTATAATTGCATTAACAAATGGAGGACCATCAGATATATATAAAGAACAAATAGTAAATTCGACAGAACTACTAGCGGTTCACATTTATAATGTAGCTTTTAAATATAATAATATGGCAGAAGGCCAGGCAAGAGCAATAATATTTTTCTTAGTATTATCGGTAGTATCAATGGCTCAGGTATACTATAACAAAAAAAGAGAGGTGGAAATGTAATGACCTTAAGAAGGAAGTTAGTAACGTATTCACTCACACTAGTAACATTAATACTATTTTTAATAACAATATTTCCATTTTTCATAATAGTAATAAATTCAGCAAAAGCATCACTAGAAATAATGACAAGTCCAATAACTTTTCCAAAGCACTGGGGACAGTTACTAACAAATATAAAGATAATATGGAGTAAACCAACGATAAGGTATTCAGCGAGTTTATTTACATCAGTAGTGATAACGTTTTTTTCACTATTAACAATATCAATATTTTCAGCAATGGCAGCATGGGTATTGGTAAGGACAAAATCAAAAGCATCAACATTTATATTTTTACTATTTTTAAGTGGACTAATAATACCATTTCAAGTAGTAATGTTTCCACTAGTATCACTTTTTAGAATAATAAATGAAACAACAGGAATACCGATGCTAAGGACATTTCATGGAATGATACTTGCTTACATTGGATTTGGAGCACCACTAGCAGTATTTATGTTTCATGGATTTATAAAATCAATACCGAAAGAATTAGAAGAAGCAGCAACCATAGATGGATGCAATAAGGCACAGGTATTTTTCTTAATAGTAATGCCAATATTAAAGCCAATATTTGTGACAATCATAATACTAAATGCAATATGGATCTGGAACGACTTTTTGCTTCCGTCATTAGTACTTGGAGTAGGACAGGATGTACAGACAATACCACTTGCAATAAGAGCATTTGCGGGATCATTTGTTAAAAAGTGGGACCTAATAATGACAGCAGTATTAATGGCAGCAGCGCCAATAGTAGTAGGTTTTTTAATAGCACAAAAGCATATAATAAAGGGTATGGTTTCAGGGTCTATTAAGTAATAAAAAAAATTTTTATTAAAATTTCTATTAATTTTACAAAATCTGTTGACATCCTCCTCAATATCTCGTCTTTGACAGTTGTAGAGCAGAAAAACCGTGATATCTATTGCAAACAGTAGTTTATCACGGTTTCTTAATGTAGTAAAAAGTGCGTACCTTTTTTTACTTTTTCGTTTGTTTTAATATTTTTTTCATTTTAGCATTACTAATTATTTGGGTATCCGTTCTAAATCCAAATTTATCATGTAATTCATCTGTTATATCAGTTCGTGTGTATGTCGGAATATATCCTTCGCCTTTTAACTCCATAAAGTTATGATTTTTTAACGTTTCTATTAATTCTTTTGTAGTGTATTTTTCATCAAGCTTCTTTTCTAAAAGCCTATATATCAGTAAAGAAAGAAAACATGTTGTAAAATGAGCTTTTATTCTATCATCTCTACTTAAATATACTGGTCTTGCTTTAAACTCAGTTTTTAGAATTCTAAATGATTCTTCTATTTCCCATCTTCTTTTATTTACTTTAATAATTGTTTCAGCATTATCATCAAGATTTGTACATACTCCGTAGAATCCATCATATTTTTCTTCATCAGAAATAGTGTCTCTATTTATTGTAAGTACCTGTTTTTCAGCGATTTCACCTTCATTAGTGCAGTGAATAGAATCTATAAATCTCTTTGGATCATTCTGTTTCTTTTTATTGATACTAGAAGGTTTTTTAACAAGTTTTTCTGCACGTTGTATTTGAGTGCTTCGAATGTACTCTTGATAAGCTCTATATTTTGGTGAATATGTTACTATTAATTTTTGTGGTAATTCATTTTCATTTATCCAACGTTCTTTGTAATAAATAGCTTTATTGTTTGAAGAATGATCTATATTTTCTAAATTAATATTTTTTGTCTCATTTGATAAATGCCATCCATTTGGGGCAAGAGCCCAATCTTTAAGATGTTTTTTAAGCTTTTTTAATGATTGTGTAACAATAAAAGCTCTATCGTTTTTATTATTAAATATTCTATTGGTATTAGATGCTAATCCTGCATCTGTACATACAACAAATTTAGATAAATCAAAATCAGATAATATGCGCTTTTCTAGTGGTTTTAAACTTGGCTGTTCATTTTTATTTCCATCAAATATAGAAAATGCAAGTGGTATGCCATCCCCATCCATAAATAATCCCATTTGTACAATTGGATTAGGGCGATGTTCTTTGGAAAGTCCATATTGTTTTAACCCATCGGCTTTTTCAGTTTCAAAGAAATAATTTGTACAATCGTAATAAAGCACTTTTGTATTTCTTTTAGATAATTTTAAACTATTTTTATAAACAGTTGATTCAATAAAATCAGATTCTTTAGAAATTATTTCTAAAGCTCTATAAATATGCTGTAATTCAAAATTAGGCTGTTCAATAAAGTCATTAGAGGCTTTAAAAGAAGAAAGCTTAGAAGACGGATTAAGCATTCTAGTATAAATGAGTCTAGAAAGAATACTGTTTAAATCAAAAGAAAATTTATATTTATCAGAAATTTGCTTTGAAATTTTATGAAGGCCTAAATCATAATAAATATCTTGTAAAAAAAGATATCCACCATTGAAATGAACCTTAGAATCCATTGGTATTTGTTTAGTTTCAGAAAATTTAGCAATAATCTCAACTTTATTTTCTTTTTCTTTTTTATTAAGTTCACTTATATATTTTTTTGCCCATTCATAAGGATCTTGTCCATTTAATTTTTCACGTAATTGTGCTTCAGTACCAAGTTTTTCTACAATTTTAGTTGTTCGTTTATTTTTAATAGTAATATCTTTAATAACGTAAAGTGAAGTAGCATTTTTTGATTTAGAAGTTGAAAGTCTCATAAGCATAATACCTCCTGTTCCTTACATTATACCACAATACGACAAACTACGCAATAGTAAAACGGAAAATTTGACAAAAAAATAAGCCTATAATTGGCTTTGAGGTAGAATTTTGTTTATGCAACTGTCAAACTTCCGGGTCTATTAAGTAATAAAAAAAATTTTTATTAAAATTTCTATTAATTTTACAAAATCTGTTGACATCCTCCTCAATATTTGTTAAGTTATTAGAAATTAGAAAATAATATATATATCACTCATATAACTGCGATAATATGGTTCGCATGTCTCTACGAAGTAACCTTAAATTACTTTGCTATGAGTGGAATGTTTTTACTTAATATACCTATGCAAATTTTTCTTTAATCTTTTTTAAATTTAAAGAAAATACACTTATAGGCTTTATTATGATGTGTTTATTTTAAGATAAACCACAATATTCCACTCAACACGGAATATTGTGGTTTTTTGTTTTTGTATAATAGGAGGATTTATGAGCAAAATTGTTAAAGAAGGTTTAACATACGATGATGTACTATTAATACCACAAAAATCAGAAGTGCTTCCAAATCAGGTTAGTACAAGCACTAGGTTAACTAATAAAATCACTTTAAAAATTCCAATTGTAAGCGCTGGAATGGATACGGTTACAGAAGCTAGACTTGCTATTGAAATAGCGAGAGAAGGTGGAATAGGAATTATTCATAAAAATATGTCAATAGAAGCTCAGGCACTTGAAGTTGACAAGGTAAAAAGAAGTGAACATGGGGTTATTGTTGATCCATTTTATCTTAAAAAAGAAGATAAAGTTGAAGATGCTCTTAAAATAATGAGTAGATATAGAATATCTGGAGTTCCAATCGTTGATGAAAATCACAAATTAATTGGAATAATTACAAATAGAGATATTAGATTTGAAAATGATCCAGAAAAATATATTGATGAAGTAATGACAAAAGAGAATTTGATAACTGCAAAAGAGGGAATTACTATGGAAGATGCAGAACAAATTCTAAAAAAATGGAAAATTGAAAAGTTACCATTAGTAGATGATAAAGGAACATTAAAAGGGCTAATTACTATTAAGGATATTGAAAAAACAGTTAAATATCCTAATAGATCAAAAGATTATAGAGGTAGACTTTTAGTTGGTGCAGCAGTTGGAATGGGAAAAGATATGATGGATAGAGTTAAGGCACTTGTTAATGCAGGAGTTGACATCATAGCGCTAGATTCAGCACACGGACACAGTAAAAATATACTATCTTCAGTAAGTGAGATTAAAAAAGCATATCCAAAGCTTGATATTATTGCAGGAAATGTTGCAACAAAAGAGGGAACAATTGACTTAATCAAAGCGGGTGCTGATTGCGTAAAAGTTGGAATTGGACCAGGTTCAATTTGTACAACTAGAATAGTTGCAGGAATAGGTGTGCCACAGTTAACAGCTGTTATGGACTGCGCCGAGGCTGCTAAAGAATATAATATTCCAATAATCGCTGATGGTGGTATTAAATATTCAGGTGAAATAGTAAAGGCACTTGCTGCAGGAGCTAATACAGTAATGCTTGGTTCCTTATTTGCTGGGACTGAAGAAAGTCCTGGAGAAATCGTTATATACCAAGGAAGAAGCTTTAAAAGTTATAGAGGAATGGGATCAACGGCTGCTATGAAAGCGGGTAGTAAAGATAGATACTTCCAAAATGATACGAAAAAATTCGTTCCTGAAGGAATTGAAGGAAGAGTTCCTTACAGGGGACTTCTTAAAGATATTGTCTATCAAATGATAGGTGGATTAAAATCTGGAATGGGTTATTGCGGAACTGCAACAATAGATGACTTAAGAGAAAATGGTAAATTTATCAGAATTACAGGTGCGGGTTTAGTGGAGTCACATCCACATGATATTACAATGACAAAAGAACCACCAAATTATAGCAGAAGAAATTAATACTATGGCTATACTTAAATATTTGAAGACAAAATTCTTCTCCTCCCCATTTTAATATAGCCGTATTAATATAATAATAAGACTAAACTTTTATATAATCATCTTATAAGTATTTCGTCCAAAATACTCTTTGATACAATTGTTTAGTCTTTTTATATTGTAATAAATTAGTAAAAATACTTATTGAAAAATTTAAATAAATAATAGTAAACAATATAATGTTATTTATTGATATAATAAATATAATATAAGAATATTATTAGCCTATGGAGGTAAAAATGCAAAATGAATTAATTTTAATTGTAGATTTTGGTGGTCAATATAATCAACTTATAGCTAGACGTGTTAGAGAGGCAAATGTATATAGTGAAGTAGTATCCTATAAAAATGCATATAAAAGAATTAAAGAAAAAAAGCCAATGGGAATTATTTTTACTGGTGGTCCGAATTCAGTTTATTTAGATGATTCACCTAAAATTGAAAAAGAAATATTTGAAATGGGAATACCAATTTTAGGAATATGTTATGGTATGCAGCTTATGGCTCATATACTTGGCGGAAAAGTTGAAAAAGCTTCAAGTCAAGAATACGGAAAAATTGAGCTTAATATAGATAAAGACTATGGTATTTTTGGCCAAACAAAAAATAATTCAACGTGCTGGATGAGTCACTTTGATTATGTAGCAAAAGCACCAAAGGGATTTGAAGTTACAGCAACAACTGATAATTGCCCAGTAGCTGCTATGGCTGATTTTGATAAAAAACTTTATGGAGTACAGTTTCATGCAGAAGTTGAGCATACACCATTTGGAAGAAAATTAATACAAAACTTTTTGGAAGACGTGTGTAAATGTAAGAAAGACTGGACAATGAGTAACTTTGCCCAGACGAAAATAAAAGAAATAAAAGAAAAAGTAGGAGATAAAAAAGTATTATGTGGATTATCTGGTGGAGTTGATTCATCAGTAGCTGCAACACTTGTATATAAAGCAATTGCAGACAATTTAACTTGTATATTTGTGGATCACGGACTTCTTAGAAAAGACGAAGGTGATCAAGTTGAAAAATTATTTACTAGTGAATTTAATATGAATTTTATTAGAGTAGATGCAAAGTTAAGATTTTTAAATAAACTTAAAGGTGTATCAGATCCTGAAAGAAAAAGGAAGATAATTGGTGAAGAATTTATAAGAGTGTTTGAAGAAGAATCTTCAAAACTTGAAGGCATAGATTATTTAGTTCAAGGAACAATATATCCAGATGTAGTAGAAAGTGGAACAGATACAGCTGAAGTAATTAAAAGTCATCATAATGTTGGTGGGCTTCCAGAAGACGTTGATTTTGAATTAATAGAGCCACTTAGAGAACTATTTAAAGATGAAGTTAGAAATGTAGGCCTAGAAATAGGACTAAAAGAAGATGTAGTATTTAGACAACCTTTCCCTGGACCAGGACTTGCAATAAGAATTATGGGCGAGATAACAGACGAAAGATTACATTTAGTAAGAGAATCTGATGCAATCTTAAGAGAAGAAATAAAAAATGCTGGCTTGGAAAAAGAAGTGTGGCAGTATTTCACAGTTCTACCTAATGTCAGAAGTGTTGGAGTTATGGGCGACGAAAGAACTTATTCGCATGCAATAGGTATTAGAGCTGTAACTTCAATAGATGGTATGACAAGTGATTGGGCAAGAATTCCTTATGAAGTACTAGATAAGATTTCTTCTAGAATTGTAAATGAGGTTCAAGGAGTCAATAGAATACTTTATGATATTACAACAAAGCCACCTAGTACTATAGAGTGGGAATAGTAAGTACAAAGCCTGTAACCCTTTGTTTTAAAGGGTTGCAGGCTTTTTTTACACTGAGTACATTTTGAGTACGATTCTCTTGAAATAAGTGAATTTGAGAGTCGGAGAGCAATATTTAAGACATCACCTTACATTGGAGTGATGTATTTTTATATGTATTCTAACTGTTAGAAGTATTATATAAAAGAAAATCAAGCTAATATCTGGTAATGCGGATTGATTAGG includes:
- a CDS encoding LacI family DNA-binding transcriptional regulator is translated as MRYTISDVAKLANVSKATVSRVLNNSKPVSDEVKKRVLKVIEETNFQPSALARSLSNRQTKLIGVLLPDIANPVFSKIIDGIEKKAHEEDYSVLLCNTRHNEEEELKYLDILREKEVDGIIFNGFHSSEKFREKLSKFSIPIAVIGYDDESYDYPAVLIDNLKASYDMTKHIIDSGKKNIAMVHGPIEDYCSGYQRMEGYKNALLNNSLKYNKEYMKKGNYTYKSGYDSAKELLKKYSDIDAFFCANDMMAIGVMKAILEIGKSIPKDIAVAGFDDIDVASVYTPALTTVHQPFELKGESVMSQMLKLLNGKEVERQIVHKYKIVIRESI
- the gtfA gene encoding sucrose phosphorylase gives rise to the protein MQNKVMLVTYPSSLGKNLKELKNVLENELENLFGGIHILPFYPSSADRGFAPLTYKRVDEVYGDFKDLKELSIKYELMYDFMINHISKESEYFKDFIKNKDKSPYYDLFIKYSDFWENDVASKDQIDMIYKRKPKEPFLEVTFNDGTKEKVWNTFDEEQIDIDIRKEVTLKFIEENLNFLCSNGASIIRADAFAYVTKKINTNCFFIEPDTWNILEYVKNILDKRGVELLPEIHEHYSIQKKIADKDYYVYDFALPMLVLYALYSSNKKPLINWLKIAPRKQYTTLDTHDGIGVVDVKDLMSEEEINFTKEALFTKGANVKKVFNTEAYNNLDIYQLNCTYYSALGDNDKAYLLSRAIQFFSPGIPQIYYVGLLAGKNDLELIERTKNGRDINRHNYSLEEIKKESQREIVKNIFKLIRFRNDYKAFDGDFTIVDNSENHILNLKWNNGEFEAVLKANLKTYDFEIKYFENGIYKKLF
- a CDS encoding carbohydrate ABC transporter permease yields the protein MTLRRKLVTYSLTLVTLILFLITIFPFFIIVINSAKASLEIMTSPITFPKHWGQLLTNIKIIWSKPTIRYSASLFTSVVITFFSLLTISIFSAMAAWVLVRTKSKASTFIFLLFLSGLIIPFQVVMFPLVSLFRIINETTGIPMLRTFHGMILAYIGFGAPLAVFMFHGFIKSIPKELEEAATIDGCNKAQVFFLIVMPILKPIFVTIIILNAIWIWNDFLLPSLVLGVGQDVQTIPLAIRAFAGSFVKKWDLIMTAVLMAAAPIVVGFLIAQKHIIKGMVSGSIK
- a CDS encoding ABC transporter substrate-binding protein; translation: MKKIVSIVMVLVMIFALAGCSSAPAPADKSADTKTEDKVAPKEESVVIYQNKVEIGEQLSAFAAKYEAQTGVKVTVKTSGGDTPYAENLKAEFQSDRQPDIFVIEGKGGYNTWKSKLTPFSGDKWMDLTDLAFKADGKTYGFPVAVEAWGMAYNADLLAKAGIDPSTLTSQDAYKAAFKKLDGMKKELGIKSVVAMAAGPDMRWVTGLHNFNGYLSAGLPYGDTSVLDKMLKGQPDMERLKEYADWVELLFKYSDKAVLLTGNYDAQVGQFATGKAVFVHQGNWIDPWLMSNGVKFPMGFAPHASVYGEHNAIFIGAPSYYVINNESKNIQAAKDFLNYMATSEEGANYMVKEAKMVPAFKNITLKPDAPLSADVMKWLAKDNGAYTWLQNDMPDGFGMGTIAPIYEAFAKGDITKQEFIDQLADKIRALK
- the guaB gene encoding IMP dehydrogenase gives rise to the protein MSKIVKEGLTYDDVLLIPQKSEVLPNQVSTSTRLTNKITLKIPIVSAGMDTVTEARLAIEIAREGGIGIIHKNMSIEAQALEVDKVKRSEHGVIVDPFYLKKEDKVEDALKIMSRYRISGVPIVDENHKLIGIITNRDIRFENDPEKYIDEVMTKENLITAKEGITMEDAEQILKKWKIEKLPLVDDKGTLKGLITIKDIEKTVKYPNRSKDYRGRLLVGAAVGMGKDMMDRVKALVNAGVDIIALDSAHGHSKNILSSVSEIKKAYPKLDIIAGNVATKEGTIDLIKAGADCVKVGIGPGSICTTRIVAGIGVPQLTAVMDCAEAAKEYNIPIIADGGIKYSGEIVKALAAGANTVMLGSLFAGTEESPGEIVIYQGRSFKSYRGMGSTAAMKAGSKDRYFQNDTKKFVPEGIEGRVPYRGLLKDIVYQMIGGLKSGMGYCGTATIDDLRENGKFIRITGAGLVESHPHDITMTKEPPNYSRRN
- a CDS encoding carbohydrate ABC transporter permease, with product MGKKLKSKMFFWLFLAPALLSFIIVVVIPFFMGIYYSLTDWTAIAGIKPNWVGIDNYKNMFKDIAFQYSFIRTFVFTLLSVMTINFVALMLAFLVTREIKFKNFYRAGFFVPNLIGGLVLGYVWQFIFKSVIPQIGDALGIDFLSNLLLLADPTLTLFGLIFAFTWQYAGYIMMIYIAALLNVPQELIEASEVDGANFFQKFWNITFPMIAQAFTITSFLTLVNSFKQFDIIIALTNGGPSDIYKEQIVNSTELLAVHIYNVAFKYNNMAEGQARAIIFFLVLSVVSMAQVYYNKKREVEM
- the guaA gene encoding glutamine-hydrolyzing GMP synthase — translated: MQNELILIVDFGGQYNQLIARRVREANVYSEVVSYKNAYKRIKEKKPMGIIFTGGPNSVYLDDSPKIEKEIFEMGIPILGICYGMQLMAHILGGKVEKASSQEYGKIELNIDKDYGIFGQTKNNSTCWMSHFDYVAKAPKGFEVTATTDNCPVAAMADFDKKLYGVQFHAEVEHTPFGRKLIQNFLEDVCKCKKDWTMSNFAQTKIKEIKEKVGDKKVLCGLSGGVDSSVAATLVYKAIADNLTCIFVDHGLLRKDEGDQVEKLFTSEFNMNFIRVDAKLRFLNKLKGVSDPERKRKIIGEEFIRVFEEESSKLEGIDYLVQGTIYPDVVESGTDTAEVIKSHHNVGGLPEDVDFELIEPLRELFKDEVRNVGLEIGLKEDVVFRQPFPGPGLAIRIMGEITDERLHLVRESDAILREEIKNAGLEKEVWQYFTVLPNVRSVGVMGDERTYSHAIGIRAVTSIDGMTSDWARIPYEVLDKISSRIVNEVQGVNRILYDITTKPPSTIEWE
- a CDS encoding IS1634 family transposase, which gives rise to MRLSTSKSKNATSLYVIKDITIKNKRTTKIVEKLGTEAQLREKLNGQDPYEWAKKYISELNKKEKENKVEIIAKFSETKQIPMDSKVHFNGGYLFLQDIYYDLGLHKISKQISDKYKFSFDLNSILSRLIYTRMLNPSSKLSSFKASNDFIEQPNFELQHIYRALEIISKESDFIESTVYKNSLKLSKRNTKVLYYDCTNYFFETEKADGLKQYGLSKEHRPNPIVQMGLFMDGDGIPLAFSIFDGNKNEQPSLKPLEKRILSDFDLSKFVVCTDAGLASNTNRIFNNKNDRAFIVTQSLKKLKKHLKDWALAPNGWHLSNETKNINLENIDHSSNNKAIYYKERWINENELPQKLIVTYSPKYRAYQEYIRSTQIQRAEKLVKKPSSINKKKQNDPKRFIDSIHCTNEGEIAEKQVLTINRDTISDEEKYDGFYGVCTNLDDNAETIIKVNKRRWEIEESFRILKTEFKARPVYLSRDDRIKAHFTTCFLSLLIYRLLEKKLDEKYTTKELIETLKNHNFMELKGEGYIPTYTRTDITDELHDKFGFRTDTQIISNAKMKKILKQTKK